In a genomic window of Bombina bombina isolate aBomBom1 chromosome 8, aBomBom1.pri, whole genome shotgun sequence:
- the LOC128638429 gene encoding uncharacterized protein LOC128638429 produces the protein MFRIPGRWKFYPRDIFWTSKLPPPKREISPFTIICTPDKERGILTLCTSPPSYGSDPSSSKGGTGFLLKSVCGSQKRGNLQTNFGSKDLKQIPQSSVVQDGNYSYHPTTDPGGSIYDYSGSKGCLSSHSDTQRSSSVSRVCLLRQALPVVALPLGLATAPRIFTKVLGSLMAVLRPRGIAVAPYLDDILIQASNFQIAKCHTDVVLSFLWLHGWKVNEEKSSLSPLTRVSFLGTLIDSVEMKIHLTESRLSKLLNSCRVLHSIPRPSVVQCMEVIVLMVAAMDIVPFARLHLRPLQLCMLSQ, from the coding sequence atgttcaggatccctgggcgttggaaattttatcccagggatatcttctggacttcaaagcttcccccccccaaaagggagatttcacctttcacaattatctgcacaccagataaagagagaggcattcttacactgtgtacgagtcctcctagttatgggagtgatccatccagttccaaaggagggacagggtttttactcaaatctgtttgtggttcccaaaaaagagggaaccttcagaccaattttggatctaaagatcttaaacaaattcctcaaagttccgtcgttcaagatggaaactattcgtaccatcctaccaccgatccaggagggtcaatatatgactacagtggatctaaaggatgcttatcttcacattccgatacacaaagatcgtcATCGGTTTCTcgggtttgccttttaagacaggcattaccagttgtagctcttcccttgggattagctacagccccaagaatctttacaaaggttctagggtcacttatggcggtcctaaggccgcggggcatagcagtagccccttatttagacgacatcctgatacaggcgtcaaacttccaaattgccaagtgtcatacggacgtagtactgtcatttctgtggttgcatgggtggaaagtgaacgaggaaaagagttctctatccccactcacaagagtttcctttctagggactctgatagattctgtagaaatgaaaattcacctgactgagtccaggttatcaaagcttctaaattcctgccgggttcttcattccattccgcgcccttcggtggttcagtgtatggaagtaattgtcttaatggtagcggcaatggacatagtgccgtttgcacgcttacatctcagaccgctgcaactatgcatgctcagtcagtag